Proteins from a genomic interval of Patescibacteria group bacterium:
- a CDS encoding type II secretion system protein GspG, whose product MGFTLIELLVVISIIGLVATIAFYSVNLTREKAKIAKAKADLKQIAIAIDILANDTGLHPGKLSLSPCVQDPEMYLDTCNAGLVCDSGFPNWQGPYMASVPLDPWGNKYIFDGDYGSARAIHSGGPNRSGINVYDTDNVVYVLCGTCGSAYGCD is encoded by the coding sequence ATGGGGTTTACTTTAATTGAGCTTTTGGTGGTTATTTCCATTATCGGGCTGGTAGCCACAATCGCTTTTTATTCGGTAAATCTTACGAGGGAAAAAGCCAAAATCGCCAAAGCCAAGGCTGATTTAAAGCAGATCGCCATAGCCATAGATATTTTGGCGAACGATACAGGCCTTCATCCCGGCAAGTTGAGCTTATCGCCATGCGTCCAGGATCCGGAAATGTACTTGGACACCTGCAATGCCGGTTTGGTCTGCGACTCCGGTTTTCCCAACTGGCAGGGCCCTTATATGGCGTCTGTTCCGCTTGACCCGTGGGGAAATAAATATATTTTTGACGGAGATTACGGATCGGCCAGGGCCATACATTCAGGCGGTCCGAATAGAAGCGGGATAAACGTCTATGATACCGACAACGTAGTTTACGTGCTTTGCGGCACGTGCGGGTCTGCGTATGGCTGCGATTAA
- a CDS encoding segregation/condensation protein A has product MMDFKTEKFEGPLGLLLQLIEREELDITEVSLAKIADQYIDYIKKSGVINPDEIADFLVIAAKLLYIKSRALLPYLYTEEDEEVEELEQQLRMYKEFLEAMKVIEAMVGKKKFMFAREFDKKSVLANLKIFSPPAKLSKDDLAASLKDLISQVKPEEEVLEEEKLTRKINIEDKILAIQKTLLEKIRINFSKILEKAGSKTEIIVSFLAVLELIKQRDIMVEQESLFGEITINKNN; this is encoded by the coding sequence ATGATGGATTTCAAAACTGAAAAATTTGAAGGGCCGCTGGGATTATTGCTGCAATTAATAGAGAGAGAGGAGCTGGACATAACCGAAGTGAGCCTGGCTAAAATTGCCGACCAATACATTGATTATATAAAAAAATCAGGCGTGATTAATCCGGACGAGATAGCGGATTTTTTAGTTATTGCCGCGAAATTATTGTATATAAAATCAAGGGCGCTTTTGCCTTATCTGTATACGGAAGAAGATGAAGAAGTTGAAGAGCTGGAACAGCAGCTCCGGATGTATAAAGAATTTCTGGAAGCGATGAAAGTCATTGAGGCGATGGTGGGTAAAAAAAAATTTATGTTTGCCCGGGAGTTTGACAAGAAATCGGTCCTGGCCAATTTAAAGATTTTTTCCCCGCCGGCAAAATTGAGCAAAGACGATCTGGCCGCTTCCCTTAAAGATTTAATAAGCCAAGTTAAACCGGAGGAAGAAGTATTGGAGGAAGAAAAGTTAACAAGAAAAATAAACATTGAAGATAAAATTTTGGCCATCCAAAAAACGCTGTTGGAAAAAATCCGGATAAATTTTTCCAAAATTTTGGAAAAGGCCGGCTCAAAAACGGAAATTATCGTGAGTTTTCTGGCCGTTTTAGAATTAATAAAACAGCGGGATATCATGGTTGAGCAGGAAAGCCTTTTTGGCGAAATTACCATAAATAAAAATAATTAA
- a CDS encoding phosphoribosyltransferase family protein, with protein sequence MSSDSFARVADMIFAREALKFGAFRLKLHEKFPDAPLSPFYLNLRTPDNPKPGPLTPEDCILAAELLWRKILESGLTFSAIAGIPNAGDPLAEAIEKVAAAPRCFKIIRLRKKVEGDKRQIMPLVGDYRQGERVLLLDDLITRADSKFEAIEAIKQMGLEVAGLIVSVDRQQGGRQELEKAGYTLISAFTITELFDYYYKKGMITWEKYEECLAYLAGD encoded by the coding sequence ATGTCTTCTGATTCATTTGCCCGAGTGGCTGACATGATTTTTGCGAGAGAGGCCCTTAAGTTCGGGGCTTTCAGGCTGAAACTTCACGAGAAGTTTCCGGATGCTCCTCTGTCGCCTTTTTATCTCAACTTGAGAACGCCGGACAACCCGAAACCGGGGCCGCTTACCCCGGAAGATTGCATTTTGGCGGCAGAACTTCTCTGGCGGAAGATTCTGGAAAGCGGTTTAACCTTTTCGGCCATAGCCGGCATACCCAATGCCGGAGATCCTTTGGCTGAAGCGATAGAGAAGGTCGCGGCCGCGCCAAGATGCTTCAAAATTATCAGGCTGAGGAAGAAGGTGGAGGGCGACAAACGGCAAATCATGCCTTTGGTAGGCGACTATCGCCAAGGGGAAAGGGTTTTGTTGCTTGATGATCTTATAACCAGGGCGGATTCAAAGTTTGAGGCGATTGAGGCGATCAAGCAGATGGGCCTGGAAGTTGCTGGCTTGATTGTCTCGGTTGACCGCCAGCAAGGAGGCAGACAGGAGCTTGAAAAAGCCGGGTATACGCTGATTTCGGCTTTTACCATCACCGAACTGTTTGACTACTATTATAAAAAGGGTATGATTACCTGGGAAAAATACGAAGAATGCCTGGCTTATCTTGCCGGCGATTAA
- a CDS encoding serine hydrolase gives MLISAITSLIIASLIFSFAVSPAKPNFSFDIFGALAGEKGRVLGVGEEEVNQAVDKAVAEMRKVPLANRILPESGERMGRLPELPAPPVRKEFAGGPEAGEFTVTANSAVAVDKESGALLFSHNSKEVTAIASLTKLMTALVFLDYNPGWDSPYEIKKEDRREGGKIHLFQGERVTVKDLFHLSLVASDNTSAIALVRSTGLAEEEFVEKMNEKASALGLVNTRFRDPIGLNNNNVSTAEEAAKMIIYSLDRRSIREATLIKEYKFKTLAGKTKKVSTTDYLLENFPANGLEIIGGKTGYTDLAGYCFAGEFTDGNGREIATVILGGQSSRQRFEETKNLAEWVYENYEW, from the coding sequence ATGTTAATATCCGCCATAACCAGTTTAATCATCGCTTCTTTAATTTTTAGCTTTGCTGTTTCTCCGGCCAAGCCCAATTTCAGTTTTGATATTTTCGGCGCTTTGGCCGGGGAGAAGGGAAGAGTTTTGGGCGTGGGAGAAGAGGAAGTTAATCAGGCGGTTGACAAAGCGGTGGCCGAGATGAGAAAAGTGCCTCTGGCTAACAGGATTTTGCCGGAAAGCGGAGAAAGGATGGGCAGACTGCCGGAATTGCCGGCCCCTCCCGTTAGAAAAGAGTTCGCGGGCGGTCCTGAAGCCGGAGAGTTTACGGTTACGGCAAATAGCGCCGTTGCCGTTGATAAGGAAAGCGGAGCCTTGCTTTTTTCCCATAATTCAAAAGAAGTAACGGCTATTGCCAGCTTGACTAAATTAATGACCGCTTTGGTTTTTCTTGACTACAATCCGGGCTGGGATTCGCCTTATGAAATAAAAAAAGAAGACAGGCGGGAGGGCGGAAAAATCCATCTTTTCCAGGGAGAAAGGGTCACGGTAAAAGATTTATTCCATTTGAGTTTAGTGGCTTCAGACAACACTTCCGCCATCGCTTTGGTGCGCTCAACGGGGCTGGCAGAAGAAGAATTTGTGGAGAAAATGAATGAAAAAGCTTCCGCTCTCGGGCTGGTTAACACCCGTTTCAGGGATCCGATCGGCCTTAATAATAATAATGTTTCCACGGCCGAAGAAGCGGCAAAAATGATCATATATTCTTTGGACCGGAGAAGCATAAGGGAAGCGACCCTGATAAAAGAATACAAATTTAAAACTTTGGCCGGGAAAACAAAAAAAGTTTCAACCACCGATTATTTATTGGAAAATTTTCCCGCTAACGGCCTGGAAATAATCGGCGGCAAAACCGGATATACGGATTTGGCCGGCTATTGTTTTGCCGGAGAATTTACCGACGGCAACGGCCGGGAAATCGCCACTGTTATTCTGGGCGGCCAAAGCAGCCGCCAGCGCTTTGAAGAAACAAAAAATTTGGCTGAATGGGTTTATGAAAATTACGAATGGTAG
- a CDS encoding CAP domain-containing protein, which yields MKREIKDSDADGLFDEEEKKLGTNPYKKDSDNDGLADYEEVNVYGTDPNNPDTDGDGISDGDEVKMGRNPRGPGKLKDLFIPHAGNDYKPQALAPRRIFFHAVSAVLIKVLVIGFVLIIPISAWLTPDVLLEQAQKIIELTNRIRQNFGVQPLVESDLLTRAAYNKAEDMLLNQYFAHIGPDKKTVKDWLSGVNYKYAMAGENLAMGFSGAEEVVNGWTKSQTHYANMIDPDFSEIGVGLASGFYGDYDTTLVAQFFGSSQPAVSAAAIAEKEEKPAITLNQEDREISADSVIEPAVRGEKEEKALSPLARPVLVYPAKGLLTGQNLIEAKVFAPQAEEIIIFSNGEEIARTREIADGFAHLTIDLPEGAHNLKAVAVRAEERAESEDYPVTVDNTAPAVDPERTKLAVVESAGQEEKIVRAVAYLSPDTDSA from the coding sequence ATGAAAAGAGAAATAAAAGATTCTGACGCCGATGGCTTGTTTGACGAAGAAGAAAAGAAATTAGGCACCAATCCGTACAAAAAGGATAGCGATAATGACGGCTTGGCTGATTATGAAGAGGTGAATGTCTATGGCACAGATCCCAATAATCCCGATACGGATGGAGACGGCATTTCTGACGGGGACGAAGTGAAGATGGGCCGCAATCCGCGCGGACCGGGCAAATTGAAAGATTTGTTTATTCCGCACGCCGGCAATGATTACAAACCGCAGGCTTTGGCGCCCCGGCGGATATTTTTTCATGCCGTAAGCGCGGTTTTAATCAAAGTTTTGGTTATCGGCTTTGTTCTTATTATTCCCATCAGCGCCTGGCTTACGCCCGACGTGCTTCTGGAACAGGCCCAAAAAATTATTGAACTTACCAACAGAATCAGGCAGAATTTCGGCGTCCAGCCATTGGTGGAGAGCGACTTGCTTACCCGGGCCGCTTACAATAAAGCTGAAGACATGCTTTTGAACCAATATTTCGCCCATATCGGCCCTGACAAAAAAACAGTAAAAGATTGGCTTTCCGGCGTAAATTACAAATACGCCATGGCCGGAGAAAATTTGGCCATGGGATTTTCCGGGGCGGAAGAAGTGGTTAACGGCTGGACAAAGAGCCAAACCCATTACGCCAACATGATTGACCCGGATTTTTCCGAAATCGGAGTCGGTTTGGCCAGCGGCTTTTACGGAGATTATGACACGACTTTGGTTGCCCAGTTTTTCGGCTCCAGCCAGCCGGCAGTTTCCGCGGCCGCTATCGCCGAAAAGGAAGAGAAACCCGCCATTACTTTGAATCAGGAAGATCGAGAAATTTCAGCGGATAGCGTTATTGAGCCGGCAGTCCGGGGAGAAAAGGAGGAAAAAGCTCTTTCTCCGCTGGCAAGGCCGGTTTTGGTTTATCCGGCCAAAGGGCTTTTGACCGGCCAGAATTTGATAGAAGCCAAAGTTTTTGCTCCGCAAGCCGAGGAAATCATTATTTTTAGCAACGGAGAAGAAATCGCCCGCACCCGGGAAATCGCGGACGGCTTCGCGCATCTGACGATAGATTTGCCCGAAGGCGCCCATAATTTAAAAGCGGTCGCTGTCCGGGCGGAAGAAAGGGCGGAATCGGAAGACTATCCCGTAACCGTGGATAATACGGCGCCGGCGGTTGACCCGGAGAGAACGAAGCTTGCCGTGGTTGAATCGGCCGGGCAGGAAGAAAAAATCGTCAGGGCCGTGGCTTATTTAAGCCCCGATACCGATTCTGCCGA
- a CDS encoding tetratricopeptide repeat protein codes for MYNIIPLILILISLSVIVFIAVSKFSVLAGVDVENIPAEKEARAKERIISSRLKRNIFKWSSWIIKISRFLGEKSGILFKWAYNKLHELKESYGSEMILPVAEKEKKIGELSVEAEEMIEEENYKEAEKRLIEIIGLDSQNTEAFKNLGNLYFENKNYEDARQTFGHILKLIKDGGDNNETAEINFELALVNRADGRLEDALREIKEALKVVPNNPRYLDTMAEISIIKKDKASALEAYKKLEKVNPDNQKLEDLKKQIDEL; via the coding sequence ATGTATAACATCATTCCTCTAATTTTAATACTTATCAGTTTAAGCGTGATTGTTTTTATTGCGGTAAGCAAGTTTTCCGTTTTGGCCGGCGTGGATGTTGAAAATATTCCGGCGGAAAAAGAAGCCAGGGCGAAAGAAAGGATCATAAGCAGCCGCTTAAAAAGAAATATTTTTAAATGGAGTTCCTGGATTATAAAGATTTCCAGGTTCTTGGGGGAGAAATCGGGAATTTTATTCAAATGGGCTTATAATAAGCTCCACGAATTGAAGGAAAGTTATGGTTCGGAAATGATTCTGCCCGTTGCGGAAAAGGAGAAAAAAATCGGCGAATTGTCAGTTGAGGCCGAAGAGATGATTGAGGAGGAAAATTATAAAGAAGCGGAAAAAAGGCTGATTGAAATTATCGGGCTGGACAGCCAAAACACCGAGGCCTTTAAGAATTTGGGCAACCTTTATTTTGAGAACAAAAACTATGAAGACGCCAGGCAGACTTTCGGGCATATTTTAAAGCTGATAAAAGACGGGGGGGATAACAATGAAACGGCGGAAATTAATTTTGAGCTGGCTTTGGTGAACCGCGCTGACGGACGTCTGGAAGACGCTTTGCGGGAAATAAAGGAAGCCCTGAAAGTTGTCCCCAATAACCCCCGCTACCTTGACACAATGGCGGAAATCAGTATAATAAAAAAGGATAAAGCTTCGGCCCTAGAGGCTTATAAAAAATTGGAAAAAGTTAACCCGGACAACCAAAAACTGGAAGATTTGAAAAAGCAGATTGATGAATTGTAA
- the tpiA gene encoding triose-phosphate isomerase, giving the protein MSKERNKIIIANWKMRLMLGESLKMAEKFKEKFRDFAKEEVVVCPSSVVLSEIGRMFEKTKLKLGAQNVFFEESGSYTGEISPKMILEAGCQYAIIGHSERRRFLLENYAMIHQKVKETLNTPGLIPIVCIGEESEERKTDKRDFVLVDQLQQALGGINILENQQVVVAYEPVWAIGSGLAIEPAEADYAHKIIGLALKDMFGLGVVNKNFRIIYGGSVTSKNVKSFAELENIDGLLVGGASLDPEEFYKIAKGILR; this is encoded by the coding sequence ATGTCAAAAGAAAGAAATAAAATCATTATCGCCAATTGGAAGATGAGGCTGATGCTTGGAGAAAGTTTAAAGATGGCGGAAAAATTCAAAGAGAAATTCAGGGATTTTGCCAAAGAGGAAGTCGTGGTCTGCCCGTCTTCTGTCGTTTTGAGCGAGATCGGCAGAATGTTTGAAAAAACTAAATTAAAATTGGGGGCCCAGAATGTTTTTTTTGAGGAAAGCGGTTCTTATACCGGCGAGATTTCCCCAAAAATGATTCTTGAGGCCGGTTGCCAATATGCCATTATCGGCCACAGCGAGCGGCGTCGTTTCCTTTTGGAAAATTACGCCATGATTCATCAAAAAGTGAAGGAAACTTTGAATACTCCGGGCCTGATCCCGATTGTCTGCATCGGCGAGGAAAGCGAAGAAAGAAAAACGGACAAAAGGGATTTTGTTTTGGTTGACCAGTTGCAGCAAGCTTTGGGCGGCATTAATATTCTGGAAAATCAGCAGGTGGTTGTGGCTTATGAGCCGGTTTGGGCAATCGGTTCGGGATTGGCGATTGAGCCGGCGGAAGCCGACTATGCCCACAAAATCATCGGGCTGGCCCTGAAGGATATGTTCGGCCTGGGCGTGGTTAATAAAAATTTTCGCATTATTTACGGCGGCAGCGTGACCAGCAAGAACGTGAAGAGTTTTGCCGAATTGGAAAATATTGACGGTCTTTTGGTCGGTGGCGCCAGCTTAGACCCGGAAGAGTTTTATAAAATCGCCAAGGGGATATTAAGATAG
- the scpB gene encoding SMC-Scp complex subunit ScpB, producing the protein MSIKGKIESLLFISAKPITVKQLSQLVKKEPKEVEAAAKELADDYKKRGGGLAIIKNGPAFQMVSAPESSTLVRDFIKDETTGELTRPSLETLTIIAYRGPISKLDLERIRGVNCSLIVHNLLLRGLIEAKQDKKKNETYYNITFDFVRFLGINDASQLPDYERLNKDDTLDRVLSDNGQ; encoded by the coding sequence ATGTCTATCAAGGGAAAAATAGAATCTTTGCTTTTTATCTCTGCTAAGCCGATAACGGTCAAGCAATTGTCCCAATTAGTTAAAAAAGAGCCGAAAGAAGTGGAAGCGGCGGCCAAAGAACTGGCGGATGATTACAAGAAAAGAGGAGGAGGGCTGGCGATAATAAAAAACGGTCCGGCTTTTCAGATGGTAAGCGCTCCGGAAAGCTCAACGCTGGTCCGAGATTTTATAAAGGACGAAACTACCGGCGAGCTCACCCGGCCCAGCCTGGAAACTTTAACCATCATCGCTTACCGCGGACCGATTTCCAAGCTGGATTTGGAAAGAATCAGGGGGGTCAACTGCTCTTTGATTGTCCATAATTTGCTTTTGCGGGGTTTGATTGAGGCCAAACAAGACAAGAAAAAAAATGAAACCTATTATAATATAACTTTTGATTTTGTCCGCTTTTTGGGAATTAACGATGCAAGCCAGCTGCCGGATTATGAGAGGTTGAATAAAGATGATACGCTAGACAGAGTATTAAGTGATAATGGCCAATAA
- a CDS encoding class II fructose-bisphosphate aldolase, whose protein sequence is MLVHIKEIIKEAEKGGYAVGAFNIHNLESALGVARAANKAKSPAIIQVSEGAIKYMGLKPITHIVSTIAKNIAAEVPIALHLDHGSSFDSIFECINSGFTSVHIDASSLPLDENINMTKHVVEVAHSRGVWVQGEIGAMVGGHGSGGGKIKNIPLADPAEVVKFVKATKVDTIAAAIGTAHGVYTNEDIKLHLLKEILEKVKKPFVLHGGSGVEDEKIRGAIKEGVDIINIGSDIKIAFCATLIDNCLKNREETDPRNLLRPTIEAVEKVVIGKMKLFGSAGRIKVREVET, encoded by the coding sequence ATGTTAGTTCACATTAAAGAAATAATTAAAGAAGCGGAAAAGGGCGGCTATGCGGTCGGCGCTTTTAATATCCATAATCTTGAATCCGCTCTGGGCGTGGCGCGAGCGGCCAACAAGGCGAAATCCCCGGCGATTATCCAGGTTTCGGAAGGGGCGATTAAATATATGGGTTTAAAGCCGATTACCCATATTGTTTCCACGATTGCGAAAAACATCGCCGCCGAGGTGCCGATTGCCCTGCACTTGGATCATGGCAGCAGCTTTGATTCTATTTTTGAGTGCATTAACTCCGGTTTTACTTCGGTTCATATTGACGCTTCTTCCCTGCCTCTGGACGAAAATATCAATATGACCAAGCACGTGGTTGAAGTGGCTCATTCCCGGGGCGTCTGGGTGCAGGGAGAAATCGGAGCCATGGTCGGCGGCCATGGCAGCGGAGGAGGTAAGATTAAAAACATACCCTTGGCCGATCCGGCGGAAGTGGTAAAATTCGTAAAAGCCACGAAAGTTGATACCATTGCCGCGGCCATCGGCACGGCCCACGGCGTTTATACCAACGAGGACATAAAGCTTCATTTGCTTAAGGAAATATTGGAAAAAGTGAAAAAACCTTTTGTTTTGCATGGGGGTTCCGGCGTAGAGGATGAAAAAATAAGAGGAGCCATAAAAGAAGGCGTGGATATAATTAATATCGGCAGCGATATAAAAATCGCTTTTTGCGCGACTTTGATTGATAATTGCCTTAAAAACAGGGAAGAAACCGATCCGAGAAATTTGCTTAGGCCGACGATTGAGGCGGTGGAAAAAGTGGTTATCGGGAAAATGAAATTGTTCGGCAGCGCCGGCCGGATAAAAGTCAGAGAAGTGGAAACATAA
- a CDS encoding four helix bundle protein has protein sequence MDFPVYKASVVYYKNILKIIEKVNDYSLKDQTKRAALSVALNIAEGSAVKSDKEFARYLEKSLGSLNETVACLQIMAEINLISGKIYNIMLEQSENIARQLGGFKKRLTF, from the coding sequence ATGGACTTCCCGGTTTATAAGGCGAGTGTTGTATATTATAAAAACATCTTAAAAATTATAGAGAAGGTTAACGATTATAGCTTAAAAGACCAAACGAAAAGAGCGGCTTTATCAGTTGCCCTAAATATAGCTGAAGGTTCGGCGGTAAAATCAGACAAAGAGTTTGCTCGTTATCTAGAAAAATCCCTAGGTTCTTTAAATGAAACAGTAGCCTGTTTACAAATTATGGCGGAAATTAATTTGATTAGCGGGAAAATTTATAATATTATGTTAGAACAATCTGAAAATATAGCCAGACAATTAGGGGGTTTTAAAAAACGGCTGACATTTTAA
- a CDS encoding type II secretion system protein, with the protein MGRKGEREKKNKNSPKDILGFTLIELLVIISIIGLLSSAAVFALNNARIKARDAKRAADLKQVQKALELYFDNHNAYPTLGTSWSCSCPTGNCISGHTWYTALKPLVDEGLLPFLPSDPVNEIRGSEYYCYEYSPPTFTSSWYCNGIRRTDYEYALFFSAEGGDFDLPRVTDSSGNPLAYYDYCILGPLK; encoded by the coding sequence ATGGGCAGGAAAGGCGAGCGCGAAAAAAAGAATAAAAATTCGCCAAAAGATATTTTGGGGTTTACATTGATAGAACTTTTGGTTATCATTTCAATTATCGGGCTTCTGTCTTCGGCCGCCGTGTTCGCCCTGAATAATGCCAGAATAAAAGCCAGAGACGCCAAAAGAGCGGCGGATTTAAAGCAAGTGCAAAAAGCTTTGGAGCTATATTTTGACAATCATAATGCTTATCCGACTTTGGGGACATCCTGGTCTTGTAGTTGTCCGACCGGCAATTGTATTTCCGGACATACTTGGTATACGGCGCTTAAGCCCTTGGTGGACGAGGGCTTGCTCCCATTTTTGCCATCTGACCCGGTTAACGAGATTAGGGGGAGCGAATATTATTGTTATGAATACAGCCCTCCTACTTTTACTTCGTCTTGGTATTGTAATGGAATACGGCGGACTGATTATGAATATGCCTTATTTTTTTCGGCAGAGGGAGGTGATTTTGATCTCCCGAGGGTTACGGATTCGTCCGGAAACCCTTTGGCATATTATGACTACTGTATTTTGGGCCCGCTTAAATAA
- a CDS encoding YbaK/EbsC family protein, protein MSKKTKLPAKLEEYLKKAGVKHNILEHRTVYTAVDAAATMKKKMGEIAKSLLVQADKDYFLVLLPADYNLDFKKLGKCLGAQTGKKIKAVKIPGEKMMAKALKIKAGTLSAFGQLHKLPVIADKALMKAKKAVFSSGSFNHSVEMAVKDFVKLENAVLGSFGIKRKVKMEKAGKARRRRISVKKAVKKSK, encoded by the coding sequence ATGTCGAAGAAGACAAAACTGCCGGCTAAATTAGAAGAATATCTAAAAAAAGCCGGAGTGAAGCACAATATTTTAGAGCATCGGACGGTTTATACAGCCGTGGACGCGGCCGCGACTATGAAGAAAAAAATGGGGGAAATTGCCAAGTCCCTTTTAGTCCAAGCGGACAAGGATTATTTTTTAGTGTTGCTGCCGGCGGATTATAATTTGGATTTTAAGAAATTAGGCAAATGCTTGGGGGCGCAGACGGGTAAAAAAATTAAAGCGGTAAAAATTCCGGGCGAGAAAATGATGGCGAAGGCTTTAAAAATTAAAGCCGGGACATTAAGCGCTTTTGGCCAATTGCATAAATTGCCGGTAATCGCGGATAAGGCTCTGATGAAAGCGAAAAAAGCGGTTTTTTCTTCCGGAAGCTTTAACCACTCCGTAGAGATGGCGGTCAAGGATTTTGTAAAATTGGAAAACGCGGTGTTGGGGAGCTTTGGGATAAAGAGAAAAGTAAAGATGGAGAAAGCGGGGAAGGCAAGAAGGAGAAGAATTTCCGTTAAGAAGGCGGTGAAGAAGAGTAAATAG
- the pyrF gene encoding orotidine-5'-phosphate decarboxylase: MLRARWAAGKFVCVGLDSDFKKIPEAARRPGNECQVDVANTVVAFNRAIVEATVGSVCAYKPNIAFYEAHGSEGSAALHRTIVDIHIIAPNVPVILDYKRGDIGNTNTGYVQSAFNFFQADAVTVHPYLGAEALAPFLDRPDKGIFVLCRTSNKGAGEFQDLQVLLTPEDCQELFFNETIGDCTRDIPNDPILMPMYQFVAYRVANHWNKNGNCALVVGATYPEELAEVRKIVGDMPILIPGIGAQGGDVEKTVTAGKDSQGQGMIINSSRGIIFASDGSDFAEAAAGKAKELRDQIRAVGGNVV; the protein is encoded by the coding sequence TTGTTGAGAGCCCGGTGGGCGGCTGGTAAATTCGTCTGCGTTGGGCTGGATAGCGACTTCAAAAAAATTCCTGAAGCTGCGCGTCGACCCGGCAATGAGTGTCAGGTTGACGTGGCCAATACCGTCGTCGCCTTCAACCGAGCTATTGTGGAAGCGACGGTAGGCAGTGTCTGCGCCTATAAGCCGAACATCGCTTTTTATGAGGCGCATGGTAGTGAAGGATCTGCGGCTCTGCATCGTACTATCGTGGATATTCATATCATTGCACCTAACGTCCCCGTGATTCTTGATTACAAACGCGGGGACATCGGCAATACTAACACTGGCTACGTGCAATCAGCATTTAACTTCTTCCAAGCAGACGCTGTCACGGTTCATCCGTATCTTGGCGCCGAAGCGCTTGCCCCGTTTTTGGACCGGCCAGACAAAGGCATTTTTGTGCTTTGCCGCACTTCCAATAAGGGCGCGGGTGAATTTCAGGATCTGCAGGTGTTGCTCACTCCGGAAGATTGCCAGGAGCTTTTCTTCAACGAGACTATTGGTGACTGCACTCGCGACATTCCAAATGACCCGATCCTTATGCCGATGTACCAATTCGTCGCGTACCGGGTTGCCAATCATTGGAATAAAAACGGCAATTGCGCTCTTGTTGTCGGTGCGACCTATCCCGAGGAGCTGGCCGAGGTGCGCAAGATTGTCGGTGATATGCCGATTCTTATTCCCGGCATAGGCGCGCAAGGCGGTGATGTGGAGAAAACCGTTACGGCCGGCAAAGACAGCCAGGGACAAGGAATGATTATCAATTCCTCGCGCGGCATTATTTTTGCTTCTGACGGCTCTGATTTTGCCGAAGCCGCGGCGGGGAAAGCCAAAGAACTGCGAGATCAAATCAGAGCCGTGGGCGGAAACGTAGTTTAA